Within the Salinimonas marina genome, the region AAAGAACGCATAACCGCCAGTCTGAACCATTTAAATAGTCTGGTGGGCGAGGGCGAATTTTCTAACTGGCATTATCCGGCTATATGTTTGTACTCGCTGATCGACTGGATTGAATTGCGCGAATTGCACCGGCTGGAAGGGTTAGACCATCTTAAAGCTTTTCGTGAGCAGCATGTGGATCGGATTGAAGTCACCGCCACCGATCCCCGTTAACACCTGGCGGCTGCAGCTCAATAACCTTTCTCAAAGTCGATAGCATGTTGCAGCGCCTGACCTTGCCGGTAGCGCTGCAGATTGTCGTAGAAAAGCTTCGCGATATCCGCAGGGATGGACGTGGCGGCCGTATGCTGAGTCACATGAATATCGGGGTGCAGCCAGAACGGGTGGGTGTCTGGTAGAGGTTCCTGTTCAAAAACATCCAATACGGCAGCCTGTAGCTGGCCTTCCTCCAACGCATCCAATAAATCCTGCTGTACCAGGGCATTACCCCGCCCTGCATTGATTAACACCGCATTCTCTGGCAGGGCGTTAAATAATGTTTTATCAAGAAGACCCCGGGTATGAGGCGTGTCGGGTAACAGGCTGACCAGATAATCACACTGGCGGGCAAATTCCTGTAATTGGGTATTGTCGTACATGTCATTAAACCCGGGGTGTGGGTGTCCACTTTTTCGCAAACCCACTAGCTTCATGCCGAAAACCTGGGCGACGGGCGCCAGCGCCGAGGCAATTGAGCCTGCCCCAAGCACCCCCAGGGTTTTACCTTTCAGATAAGTGTGTTCAGGTTTGTACCATTTGTTCTCAGCCGACTCGGCCGCCTTTTGGAAGCCTGCGATGTTGCGGGAAAAGTACAATAAATAGCTAAATACGTATTCACGCATCTGCATGTCAAACACGCCTTTAACACCGGTAAGGGTATAGCTACGATTTTGCGCGCGTAATAACGGGGTTACCCCCGCCCAGCCTAATTGCAGCCATTTTAAAGCGGAACATTTGTCAACGATTGTTGCAGCCAGATGGGGATCAGCCAGCATAATGGCAGTGGTATGGACATCCACCGTGCCAGGGTCGTCGGAAGCGCTGGTGACAATCAATTCGCTGGCAGGGGCTAACCGCTGCAAAGCCTGCTGATACTCGGTATATTCGTCACTTAAAATGACAATCTCAGTAGGTGGGGATAAAGCAGACATAGTAAAGATTTCTTTCCTTGTTAAATGACAGATATAACGGGATAGCGGTTTAATTAATGTTAAAAGAATGTATAAATTCCGCTATGTATTTATGTAAAAGAAGCTAACGATGAGCCAATCTATTGAACATGCCCGACGCCTTTCACCACGCCGGAATACCACCGAATCATCAACTGTAGATGCTTTAGTTGCCGAACAGCTTGCACATTTTGGCATTGATAAGCAAACGCCGTATGGGCAGGCCCTGGCCGATACCGCCGGGCACTTGTACCACGCACAAAGCGATGTCAGTCGATTGTGGGAGATCACCGAGCAGACTTTACAGGAACTTGACCGGGAAGACCGGGTTGCCTGGTTCAATGCTAAAAAGTTTCTGTCTTTTCAGCTGGCGAAGATTCTCGATACACTGCAAAACCCATTTCGCCAAACCTGGCAAAGCTTAGGCAATGGTCAGCTTAGCCGAAATCATTACCCGCTGTTTGACAATGTTACCGCGCTCTTTTCAGCTACCCCGGTGGTGGTTCGCACGGCCACCTATGTCT harbors:
- a CDS encoding D-2-hydroxyacid dehydrogenase gives rise to the protein MSALSPPTEIVILSDEYTEYQQALQRLAPASELIVTSASDDPGTVDVHTTAIMLADPHLAATIVDKCSALKWLQLGWAGVTPLLRAQNRSYTLTGVKGVFDMQMREYVFSYLLYFSRNIAGFQKAAESAENKWYKPEHTYLKGKTLGVLGAGSIASALAPVAQVFGMKLVGLRKSGHPHPGFNDMYDNTQLQEFARQCDYLVSLLPDTPHTRGLLDKTLFNALPENAVLINAGRGNALVQQDLLDALEEGQLQAAVLDVFEQEPLPDTHPFWLHPDIHVTQHTAATSIPADIAKLFYDNLQRYRQGQALQHAIDFEKGY